tgtgcacacaaacagacactggTTGAAGATGTAAGCAGCTAAAGGACACCACAGAGAGCTGTTGTTATAGATTCCAAGATGGCCTGAAGGCAAGGGGCCCGTGATGGATCAGacattgatttgatttgaagtgAATGTGAAAGCTTCCGTCCGTGCCCTCTGCCAGAGCGGTGAAGCATGATTGAGCAATGGCTGTCTGGAGGGTTCACTCAGGAAACTGTAAGTGGACCAGCCGGACCTGCTGCTAACAATCACCTTTTGTACAAATTGTCTGGAAATGAATTGTTGATTCACAGAGCAGGGAGAAAAAAGGGTGTCCCAACTGCCAGCTATTTCACAGAAACTTCTTAGAGACAAAAATAGACActggtaaaatatttatttacacagacacacatattctttatatataacagtcattaaaaattaattattgtaTTCTAGAATTTACATATGTAAAGGGAGAGGGACCTATACCGGAAATTCTCCATAGCAATAATAACATCCTGAGTTATTTGAAATTTTCCCAACCTACAGCATAAAATCATAAAGGACCAAACAAAAGTGATCTGTttgaatttggaaaaaaaaagtatcccCCACACTAAGAGGAGTTGTTGACCTGCCGTAGGCAATGGTAGAAGAATCCTGATCAATAATTGAAGGGAAGTACCAATACTACACTATTAAATACTAGACTACTGTATGTGTAGGTTCAATgatgaaactacatttcctgatgctaaaattttacatttctcTGTGTTTAGTTATTATGTGTGTCTAGAAATCTGTTTAGAAAAGTGTAAGATCAAGTTTTTGCTACTGGAAATTGCCCTGCTGTCTCATTAAAAGTATGAATTGTCACAATCACGGCTGGAAAAAATGGACTTGAAGAGTTGCTTGGCAGTGCTATCACACCGCTGGATCCCGTTCTCTTTCTGATAAGAGGTTGACAAAAAAGTTAACACAATAGTATGATGTGTACCTTTGAAATAATGACGTGAAAAGTTTCAAATATATAAGCCATAAAAGAATCCATTGTTGTCAAAACTATTAATTCTCTCACAATGCAGAATGATCCCCGTCACTGTGATATTTTAATAACACATCACAATTTAACAATCATTTCAGTGTTTCAGTCGATCATGGTTAAATTTAGTTGTGTTACATACAGCTTGGCTGTTTAGTCTTTTAAAATGCTGCATATCGCATAGCAGCACAATAACAGTAAATGAAGTAACTAGtcgtaaaatgaaaacattcctgtCATTCAAAAACTCTAATAGTAACTATATTTACTTCCATCCTTCCCCTGGCCTTTTACAGTTTATTGATATTTAAATTAGATATTATAGATTAGTAATTTGGCTCAATTTACTGATGGGACCAGGTGTTCTGTTATGTTTTTCTCCATAAATGAACcactttcttgtttttctctacTACAGTGACTAAACATACAACCTGTTCACAAAAGCATTTACATTTTACCATTGATATCACTGGGGATTTCCTGATGTAATTCAAAGGAAGTGATCCCTTTGGCACCAGCGATTTGCTACAAATAAACTACTAtatcttaatttcccttcaaggATCAGAatagtataaaaaataaaataaataaaatataacaggAACCGAACATTAAAACGAAACAAGAACACTGAACTACTGTCTGGACAGACTGATTGACAGATGCTTTGCTGAATAGAGAATAAACACTGCATTTAAGTCAATgtagcaacaaaaataaaataaaaacaagggaGAAGCAGCAGATGACGAATGGATGTAGGTTAACAGTTGGGATGCAATAAACACTTGAAAACACAGAAGGTTTATCTGGGGAGGAGACAAAAGTAAACAGTAAATCACAGCAGAGCATGGAGCTAACTGAAATGCAAACACTGTTCTCGCTGTCATACAGATGTTATTGATGATAACCCAGAAGCTTTGTTGACACTCCTGATAATGACGCGTTCAGCCAGATGCCTCAGGCCTGTCTTCTCTGGTCACCACAGCTCAAAGCAAATATCCAAGTGTCTCGCTGCTTGACAGATAATAATCAGACTAAACACTATGAGTTCATAGGAGACTGCTCCCACCTGAGgactgaaaaaaacatgtgtGCCCTCAGAAAAGCTAACTTTATCACATCCTGTGTGTCAAATTCACTGAGGTGATAAGTGATGTGCACTTGCcgttaataatttattaatggATATTGTCTGACTAAATGTTTGTCTTGTGAGAATGTGTTTTGACAGGTCTGTGGAGGTAGAGTAGAAAGTGCCATATTGTTAACAAAAGCGCAATGAGACGTTGGAGAATTTTTCCATCTGAATTAAgactcaaaaacaaacaccaaaagAAAGAGCACCTGTCATATCCTGATCAATAGTTTTCCTGTGGGAATGCAACACAAGTGGTCTGCTGACAGGTTGAACAGCTACTGTACTGTTTCCTGTCATAAACAGTAAAGCAGGGGCCTGCTCAATAATCAAAACGCTTGAAGACCGGATGTCGGTCCAGGCACAGTAAATCCAGATGTATTATTTACTCCACATCTTTgtttgcacaaaaacacaataatccTCACggatttgtgtgtgcgtgtgtgtgtgtgtgcgtgcatgcgtgcgtgcgtgcgtgtgtgtgagaggtggTGGGTGTAGTAGGAAAGGCAACAGTCTGTATCAGTGGAGAGATCTACAGtctttagaaaaagaaaagaattcaaTTGTGCCAAGAAAATAAACCCAAAGGCAGTCGAGTACAAAGGGCTGCGGGTCCCGAGCGAATGCCTTCAGGATTTGACCGAAGAGTTGGCTCGAGAAGGAGGCTCCATCATACAGCTGAGGGACCACAGAGCGTTGGTTTGTTTAGCAATAAATCTGCTATTTTTCAATTCACAAGTGGCGCCATGTACCTCCATACAAACAGGCGGAACAACAATCTGACACTCCTTTCATTGGCATTATGTTATTCTTCTTTTTGAAATAATGCACATTTGAGACTTCCCATGGTTTTCGGAGAGTTTCCTCGGTTTCCACTTTCTCGGTATTAGCTGAAAAGTACCAACATCACAGGCGGTAGACAAAGCACCCAGCAAAACATTGAGTTTACCTGCATTTACCTCAGCTGTGATAGAACATTGGCACATCATTAGAGTTACTCTCCTGTCGGCTCCGGTCTGGCAAGCAGATGATGATTAACTCCTGTGAATCATCATCTAAAGAgtgagaaaaacaatttttttattatttttttgtatgtgtcaTAAGACAGTGGCGATGGTTCCTTACAACGGGCCCTTTCCTGTTggaagctgtttttttgtttgcttcagGCACTCATTGTAGACGGTGTCATCTTTCAGACAAGGAGGCACCACAGGAGCAGTGAAGCATCCCTCTGGCAAGGCCTGATAGATGTTCCTCTACTGGTGATTTGTTTCAGCCTGGTGCTGGACACTCGCCAGTCTCACTCCAGATCAGGGCCTCATGTCACTTGGCACAGGAAGCATTGTCCAACAATGATGatgttcacacacataaatgcggCAAATTGGGTTTTTTTAGTGCTTTAATAATGAATGACGCCTCTCCTCGCGTGCTGAGTGGTGCTATAAATCAGCGCTAAAAGCTAAATGGTCAAGGCGATGGCTTTTTATGAGCAGCGCTGCTCTGGAAAGGTTAAAATGTCAGGTTTGCTTAAATAATCTGACACCAAGAGGTAATGTTTAAGTGCCTTTATATTCGCTCTGGTCTTCCTCACAAttagataataaataatagaaGATTCTTTAGCCTGATCTCTGATGAAGACAATAAAAtcgaatttaaataaaatataaagaaaaaatattaatcagACACCTACTGTAGTTAGCTGAACTGATTATATATCAGATTGATATATATACCCGAGACCTGTGCCTTTTTTAATGAAGCTGAAGAATAAAACTCCTGCTGatgtataatttaaaaatattcccCTTCAAGACAAAAAGTATTAATGCAGTCTGTTGTGGCATCAGGTCTACTACTTCTCCCTTCCCTGGTTACTTGACTCTAGAAAGCTTATCTACTGTCATCTGGCCTATTGTCCCTGTTATCTGAGGCGATCAGGGCTGAGTTGATCCTCTGTCATCCTCCACCATCCACACAGACCAGATGGAGGACCTCCACCTGCAGGGAGCCTCAAAGACCTCTCGCTGGGATCTTCTGTCGTACACGAACGCAGCAGAGAGCTCTCCCAGTGTGTGGAGAGAAACAAAGTAACTGGAGAATCTTCTTGAAAATCTTCAAACAGATCCTGTTACTATAGCCCTCTGAACTGCTGAGGTAGTGAATGTTAAATGACCCTGTCTTTttcagaaaaatggaaaataagagGGTCTTCAATGAATATCAACAACTCTCATACAGATGAATGATGATATTTTTTGCTTAATACATGATATGAATATGAAGCATTATACACTGCTTTCTGTGAGGTTTTTTTGTTACAAATACCGTTGCAAGGCAAAACCACAATGAAGGCGTTAGTGAAAAAGGAAAGGGAACCCCGATTGCATTTATCTTGGACTCAGAGAAAACACCCTTCCTATTCAACAACAAGTGGCATTTCTCAACCAGCCTGGTGGCTCACTTTGGATCTGTGCCATTTACAGaggttttatgtctgttttttccCCACCCAGAGAGCCCGAGGGCAGTGTCATCCGTTTCAATTTTTATTGGTTCATCCCTGTAGTATAATTCTGTAGGGACTCCATGCCAGGACAGGCAGAAGCAGGATTCTATCAGCTAATCAGTGCGAAAATGTTCAGgggtaaaaaaaatctactcATTTCAGTTGTTGCCCACCAACGTTGTCAGACAAATAGCTGAAGAGGAGTCTTGCTCATGTTccagaaggaaagaaaataaattatctttgcTTCCCTAGCTTTTGGTGACCGGGATATTTTAGACTTTTGACTATGCATTCTCATACAGATTTATTCCAAGTGTTATATTTCACAGCACAGCAAGCTTTGTATTTCAAGTCCCAATCTttaatgcataaaaataaaatgctgaaaAGCTGAATCATAGTCAAGTGTTAGTGATATTTATGTACTATTATAAAGGCACATAGGCTGCTTTTGTCTGTCGGGTAATGCAACCTAGATTTATGTCAAGGAAAGTACTTTTTCAAAAGCCAGCAACAGACGTAGCTCCAAGCAACAAGTAGGAAGTTAAAAACGGTGCTTTTTTGAAGATAAGGGCCAGGCTTTGTCTTTAAAGTGGGTCTGCTGCTCACATTTAAAATCTTACTTCAGACACAAATATTTAAGCGAGCAAGCAAGAATGATGTTTGTACAAAAAGAAATCTATTTGGTAATGATAAAATCATTAATGTTTGTCCTTGCAGTATAATGCATCATGAAATAAGTTAATCATGGAATCGTAATCTGAACAAGCACTTGTTAACATAACAAGAAAATACCATTACTATTGTTTGTACATTACAAACAATAGTATTGACTGATAACTTTAatacatttcatatattttccttggataaaatgttttcttaaccatatactttttttttttgtctaaatcaGCCCACGTACTGGAGTCTGGGCTCAAACCCTCTGATGTCACAATCTGCAGTGTTTCATTCAGTGAAAAAAACTGTCTGAATATAATCCAGGCAGCGGTAATGTTTCACTCATAAATGTGTCTGTGCTTGCAAGTTGTATGTAACCTGTTTTCTTattctactctttttttttttgcagacaggATTTCTCAAATCCTGcacatttaaagaaattatGGTCACAATGCCTGCATTTAGAATTAAAATCCTGTGATAGTTGGGTGTGAGAGCATTATTCCTGCAGTGTCATGTTTCACACAGCTCACCTTGACAGAAGACAAAACCCAAACAAAGAATCAGAATCATTGAGAATGAAAGATGAATCCTGTGGCTGAGGAATGATGATcccacaataacaacaacacccCCACAACACCACCACCCTGAACATAGTGTGCTTTGCACACCAACCATGGAGAGATGGAAAACACAAGCACCTGATGGAGCCTTGACTGGGAGACAGATAAAGAATTTAAACATTCCAGtctgaataatgaaaataacTCACACATAAACATGCATAGCAGGCATTCAGATCATCTTGTGTCATCTAAAACAAAAGAATCCACATTTCTCCCCATGTCTTCATTACTGTTCTGAACATTATAGAGGTCAAAACTTTGCATTTGTATGCAAAAAGCACACTATACATATACTGAAATACAGAAACTACATATTTTTTGTGCTTATTACAGTGTTGATGATGCTTGGGTTCAACATGAGGTGTGACAATACAAATATCTAAGCCGACACACATtagcaaacattttttatttgcttgtaTGAAGCTGTAGCATACAAAGTATTTTTAAGAGCTCAGACATGAGATTAAAGGtatttgattttctcaaaaacttcACCCAAATTTTACTTCAACAGCAAAAGTCGAAGTGAGgtaatttctgttgttttttgttttggcttGTTTTTAAGTAAAGGTTGTATTTTACATGGATATCATTATGAAAACTTATCCCATGCAGACTTGCTGAGGCTGCTGAGATGAGTTGGGGCTGGAGTGCTGGTGTTGCTCATtcttctctttatctctctggCATTCTTCTGCCTCATTTCAATAGCCATTCTTTATTGAAGAGTCTCTTCTCAGCAGTTCACACTTGTTGTGATTTGTATTCTAAGTGACTAAGAGATCTTTTGTATTCTGGGCCGATAACAATCTGGATCCTCACGCTGACAGTCGAGGCTGCAGATATCCTGCTGAACAAcgaaaaaagaaagaacttaTTTATAATGTGAAGTGACTCCACTTTTGTTGAAACCTGGCAAAACCTTAAACCCCCGAGGAAAGACAAACCCCTCAAATGATGAAAGGTTAACTGCAAAAACCAAGTGATCGCAACTTATGGAAATCTTGCATGAACtgattgattttaaattattaaaaaaaactgaaataaacttCAACTTGAGTAGCAAAGGAATGAGAATGTATTCATTTCTGCCACCCgcactccccccaccccccaagaaaacccaaaacaaatcaAGTTGACCCTGATGTAGAATATtatgatttatctttttttaaattacttaaatTCCTCTTAAACAACACTGTATCATGTGAGTATATGCCAAAAACCATCCAATACTGAAGTTCCCACatcattatttataaaaataaaatgaattaatgatatTTGTCTGAAGCATTTtgctcaaaaataaaaataaatcattcaagGACTGCAAAGAAGTTCAAGCCCATAACTTCAAAAAGTCttcatattttaaaacacaaaacagtaaatgtaaaaatcacCCGTCGGAGGCTATATCTGAACTTTACAGAACAGGCACTAAAAgtgaaaaaccaaaacaatctGAGTCAAAATTGAGTCAGTCCAACTCCCCTCTGTTGGGAAACTTATAGGGGGAATGTAGAAAATGAAATGCTGCATGTCATCCAACATGTAGATGAAACAGGAGTTGTGCCTGCAGACAGATAAAAGGgaatgtgtctgtgtctgaatgATGTTGATAAGAGCGTCGAATCAATACAGTGGGCTTTCTCTGCGCTGCTGATATGCCATGTTTCCCTCCTCAGGAGTCTGACTGCAGGATTAGTCCACAAGCACTTTGATCATCTTTTATAAGCTTCTTTCAATCCACTTTCATAAATACGTGTGTTTTTGAGTGCTCCTTATTACACtgttttacataaataatttaGTTTCATCACTTAGCTCctaattataaaacaaaccatGCAGTACATATTACATTCTTGATGAAAATAATGCTAATCAGTTATATTCTGGAAGTACACAAATGACAGTGGTCTTTGTAATAGTTGGGTATCTTGAAGATTCTGCCATGACTGTGTCAGGATAGGCTGGCCCTCCCTCTATGCCAGGGGACTTCATTAGTGGTTTCTATTAATCTCTAAGACTCTATTAGGGAAAATGCCTCAATACCCCTCTGACTTTTTGCATCAATCCCATAATAGCTACCACAGTGATTTCATTACTATATCTGTTCCTAAAGTCCACACTGTCCTCAGCAAgaacactttttgttttgttgcagcaAATGACTAGAACTTCCTTCAAAACTCCCTTAAACTTTCAGCTCTCCCATCACTCCATgtatcaaaaagaaaatacaacatTCCTTGGTTGACTGTTGTAAGTGTTGACCTCCCTTCTGCTCTTTCCATACATACTATACTGTGTTTAttctttcctcttctgcagTGGTTGCGTGTTTTGGATTCATGTGGAcagtttctttatattttttttgttaattttatttcatggtcatgtctgtatttatttatttcgttAGTTaattgcttatttatttatatttttttcttcggTTGGAGTCTCTTGCCAGGTCATCATTGTAAATGAGAAGTTTACAATGATGACCTAATGAAAATGTGTAGAAACGACTGTAAGCGGTCACAGAACTTCCTCATTTTTAGATAAGCGCTATGCATGCTATAGTGTTTCATCACTTCATGCACTACTAACATTTGGAAACTCCACTGTGGTGAGTTAAGTCATGAGCTTCTGAAACATATTAAGCTTACTGTAGTAGTCACGGTTGCTAAACCTCAACCCTACCTTAACCAACCTCAGCCAGTTGATAATTTATTCAAGCATTAATGTAGAGAAGATCAGGCTCCCGCATTGAAAAGAGTTGAGATTTCATGATACTTTCAAAATGCTGTGTAGCTTTATTAAAGTCTCTTTTAACCCCAAGTGGAGGCAAATAAGTGATGCTGACTGGTTGGGTGAATTGATCTCCTCTCTCACGTAACAAAGTCCTTGTTCGATTAGTCGCTgactgatttttagcccatccagattaaTGCCGCATAGCTCGTGTGTAGTATGAACAGTCCCAATCGGATTTTTGCGggatggattgaaaccacattctggAGATAATTCTGTATCGGGACAGAGGGCTCTGtagctccaaacactccaatCGGATATGGCGGACCGCAATGTCATATTCGTGACATGAGAGCAAGGTGCCCGAAAGAAGAGCGTCACGCATTACGGAGCAGTAAAACATGGAAGAAAAAATTGACGATGTctggtgttttgtgttttctccatcTCTACTAGACAGTGATATccctaaggtaacaaaacttcacgtTCATTGTCGTTCttgttgttgctgcttttgCAATTGCACGCACTGAACCACGACTCCGCCCCGACGTTGTTGCTACGGGAATCTGTCAGatcggccaataatgtggcccagtctgaacagagccagatcgcatttggacacttgctaaaaacagtgtgaacagtcagccctaaaaatcagatatggaaggaaatcggatatgcctgcagtctgaacggggccAAAGACATGAAACAGTATTTGGTTATTATTGAGTTTATAATGATTCGGAAACGTTCCAGTGACACAACTTGTCATTCATCACAGAAGCGTTTTGAATCACGGCAAAcaatacaatgttttaattttctgaaaacatttttaaacgtATTTATTAAGTGTTTTAAACGCGTTCTGAACCCTGTCACGCCCATTACCTTACCACTCGGTGTAAAGGCgcaatagattttttttttaatgcgtgACTCTCCGCTTTGCTTGAAGCGCAGATCGTTCCCGCGGTACTTGGAGGGTGTTGAGTCATATTCAACTGCCAGCTCCATCCGACAGAGTAGGGTGGGGAGTTGTGTGGCCCCCACCGCCATCACTCACTACCTTAAGTGAAACCAGAGATGGTAAAGCTCTGAGAATGAGTGTGGAGAGCCGTTTGATAGAAATCACACATTATAGGGTGCGCGGTGCTTTTCAAATCTGTTGCAGGTCATTTATCTGTGCAGACATAACAATACTAGAGAAGTGACAGGGAGGGATGAGGGTGAGAACGGATTCGGACATCCGCTGATAAAAACTATCAAGCTTTTAAAGTCATGTTGACTTTATTCACGGCGTATTTTTTAGATACCCGTGTGCGTCGACCACATATCTACCTTTTTGGGGGAGGAGAGCATCCTGCCATTATTCCGCCCCCCGGGGGCCGAGGCCACGACCACAGGGGTATTTATTTGCTCACAGAGTGGTACACGTGATCGACTcggtcacagacacacacgctgGTGCAGACTTCACACCTCCAACGAGCGGCTTTGGATCATTTAACAGTTCACCACCAGCGTTATGCGTGTAAGTCACAATGAaatcttgtctgttttttaattcaGTACATTCAatggggggtaaaaaaaaatcattttaaatagtcttgaaacatgaatgtttttcagaTGAACTTTTACATacgatttttaattttttttaactcatatGAATAACTAGATAACATCgttttttttcatctcataATACTGTGATTGTCTCCCATTTCAGTTCGAATTCTTTGACAACATCACTGACAACACGTCAGACGAGTCTGGAGACTTCGACCTGGACTTCCAGGAGCCATGTGGTGCAGCATTCAGCGATGACTTTAAGAAGATATTCTTACCTACTGTTTATGGAACAATATTTTTTCTGGGAATCATTGGCAATGGATTTGTAATTGTTGTCATGGGCTACCAGAAAAAGGTCAAAACGATGACAGACAAGTACCGGCTCCATCTCTCCGTGGCTGACCTCCTGCTGGTCCTCACCCTGCCCTTCTGGGCTGTGGATGCAGCGAGCAGCTGGTACTTTGGAGGTTTCCTCTGCGTGTCTGTGCACATGATCTATACAATCAACCTGTACAGCAGCGTCTTGATCCTGGCCTTCATCAGTCTAGACAGATATTTGGCAGTTGTGCGAGCGACCAATAGCCAAGCAACAAGAAAGTTTCTTGCAAGCAGAGTGATCTATTTGGGTGTGTGGCTGCCTGCCGCTGTGTTGACTGTCCCAGACCTGGTGTTTGCAAGACAGCAAAGCATATCATCTTCAAACTTCCTTTTCATAGACGAAAGCATGGACACAGATGACTCCAAGATTATCTGCCAGCACATCTATCCACAGGAAAACAGTGTCATATGGACAGTCGCTTTCCACTTCCAACATATACTGGTGGGATTTGTACTGCCTGGTTTGGTCATTCTCATTTGCTATTGCGTCATCATTGTCAAGCTGTCTAAAGGTGTCAAAGGCCAGGCACTGAAGAAAAAAGCATTGAAGACCACAGTCATCCTCATTCTGTGCTTTTTCACTTGCTGGCTACCATACTGCATCGGCATCTTTTTGGACAACCTCATTAGGCTGAATGTGGTTTCCTCCTCTTGCGAACTGCAACAAGCAGTGGACAAGTGGATTTCTATCACTGAAGCTCTGGCCTATTTTCACTGCTGTCTGAACCCCATCCTTTATGCTTTCCTGGGAGTTAAATTTAAGGAATCAGCTCGGAGTGCTCTAGCAGTCACTAGCAGGTCAAGTCAGAAAGTGACTCTTATGACAAAAAAGCGAGGGCCAATTTCATCCGTGTCCACAGAATGTGATTCGTCAAGTGTTTTGTCGAGTTAACAAACAAGGCAACCTTAGACCTTGTGTTTTTCTCAAGAGAGTGGGAAACTAAGCTTTGAAAGAACTTACAACATTTTTGTACAgatgtaaaacaaatattttttacatttccatttGTTTGCCTTGTTTACGGCAATTGCCTGCACTGTGTGGGTTTTTATtgctttaagtttttttttactcctccAAGCAGATCGTGTCCTCAGGCAGTGcctaattttcattcattaagcTTAATGATCAAGAtccactttctctttttctttacaaTTCATGTTGCTGTATCAAAGCTCAGGCATACAATGCCGCTGGTGGCCGGTCTTGAAACCTGTACATAGTTTGTAGCATTTGTGTATTTGCACTTAAATTGTGTGATAATTGGAAAGCTGTTATTTATTGTTGTCATCCACACTGGAAGATTTTTGTAAAGTAATGAAACTGcatgctgcttttttttcttatcattttgtttcaatgtaaaaataaaaacctgaatCTTCTCCTAATGactgtgtttgttctgtttttaagtCACACCGCCCCCATCCCCCCACCCTAGCTTTCTCCCCAGGGTTTGGGGGATGATGTAtgagtgtgggtgtgggtgagTTGTCTCTGACCACAAATGTCTCCAACTGATCTGTCTAAGAAGCAGAAGGACTGAGCAGACTGGTCTGTAATTGGAGGAACATCTGTGCACTTTTACATCTAAAGCAATCATGACACAAAAGCTTAAATCTTTGGTTAAAATTAGCACCCATGTGGAgctttcaaaaagaaaatagcaTGTTAGCTCTCTTTTCACTTTTCAGTTTTCCAAATATATAGCCTCAATTGTTTGACTTTAAAACAAGTGTTATCCTCATTCACCTCATAAACTCGGTCAATGGGTCAACtcacagaacaaaaaataagcTTATTCAGAACACTGGTTGTGTATTGTTAGGATTCAACCTGGGACAGTCTTTGTTTGGCACTCATGCTATGCACTAAGGGTGATAACTTCTGGAATCACAAATACACAAGATAAGACATCAACAGAGACATGCACATCAATCTGTCTCTGGATTCTTCCATCTGAAACACGCATAATGGATTTAACCTAGATGGATGGGTCAAAAAGTGATGTTCAAGTTGTAAACCCGAGAATCTTTGCAACAATAGATGTCAAAGACAATGGAGTCATTAGATGGTCATTGTGCAATGTAGAACTGGCATCCATTCAGCATCTCCAATGGAGCCAAATTTCCATTTCTTTACatgtaacaaaaagaaaaggtgtGAAGTGCCCTCACCAACACCCAAGTTTAGTAGTTATTTTGGGTCTCTGGTCAGTCAAACTGGATAAATGAAGAGGTGCTTTTCGCAGCTGGAAATGTTCCCAGATAATTCAGAATTAGCACAAGATCTTTGTTGTGCAGGGATAGATATGTGATTAACACTTCACTGAGTTCAGATAGATCAAATATACAGAATTACAATTGCATATTTTAGACAACTAATTTTAGTCTTTGTCATGTCagatataaaaataacattgtttttgataaaagatgtctttaaaaaaacGCAGTGCTAAGAACACTCACAAAATTAGTGCTGTTGGGACTTTCAATTCA
This window of the Antennarius striatus isolate MH-2024 chromosome 12, ASM4005453v1, whole genome shotgun sequence genome carries:
- the LOC137604921 gene encoding C-X-C chemokine receptor type 4-like translates to MRFEFFDNITDNTSDESGDFDLDFQEPCGAAFSDDFKKIFLPTVYGTIFFLGIIGNGFVIVVMGYQKKVKTMTDKYRLHLSVADLLLVLTLPFWAVDAASSWYFGGFLCVSVHMIYTINLYSSVLILAFISLDRYLAVVRATNSQATRKFLASRVIYLGVWLPAAVLTVPDLVFARQQSISSSNFLFIDESMDTDDSKIICQHIYPQENSVIWTVAFHFQHILVGFVLPGLVILICYCVIIVKLSKGVKGQALKKKALKTTVILILCFFTCWLPYCIGIFLDNLIRLNVVSSSCELQQAVDKWISITEALAYFHCCLNPILYAFLGVKFKESARSALAVTSRSSQKVTLMTKKRGPISSVSTECDSSSVLSS